A genome region from Rhodopseudomonas boonkerdii includes the following:
- a CDS encoding enoyl-CoA hydratase/isomerase family protein, with amino-acid sequence MPVELTKLEDCALLRLNRPEALNALSFTVLKEISEALTEVADWKVRALIVTGAGEKAFCAGADIKELGGRSMIDCKRGAEMGQATFAKLDRLPFASVAAINGFAFGGGLELALACTFRVATPNAKLGLPEIKLGLIPGYGGTQRLPRVIGEARAMEMIMTGRTVAAEEAQRIGLVHRLVEGNAVDAALAFAHEFSGYSLLAQQFAREAVSRALDVPVLEGLKIEADLSTLAFGTADAAEGMTAFTEKRKANFKDE; translated from the coding sequence ATGCCGGTTGAGTTGACAAAGCTGGAAGACTGCGCGCTGCTGCGGCTCAATCGGCCGGAAGCGCTCAATGCGCTGTCGTTCACGGTGCTGAAGGAAATTTCCGAAGCACTCACCGAGGTCGCGGACTGGAAGGTCCGCGCTCTCATCGTTACCGGCGCCGGCGAAAAGGCGTTCTGCGCCGGCGCGGATATCAAGGAACTCGGCGGTCGATCCATGATCGATTGCAAGCGCGGCGCCGAGATGGGGCAGGCGACCTTTGCCAAGCTCGACCGGCTGCCTTTCGCCTCGGTCGCGGCCATCAACGGCTTCGCCTTCGGCGGCGGCCTCGAACTGGCGCTGGCCTGCACGTTCCGCGTGGCGACGCCGAATGCCAAGCTCGGCCTGCCCGAGATCAAGCTCGGCTTGATCCCCGGCTATGGCGGCACGCAACGTCTGCCGCGCGTGATCGGCGAAGCCCGCGCCATGGAGATGATCATGACCGGCCGCACGGTCGCCGCCGAAGAGGCGCAGCGCATCGGCCTCGTGCATCGCCTGGTGGAAGGCAATGCGGTGGATGCGGCACTCGCCTTCGCGCATGAATTCTCCGGCTATAGCCTGCTGGCGCAGCAATTCGCCCGCGAGGCGGTGTCGCGCGCGCTCGACGTGCCGGTGCTGGAAGGTCTCAAGATCGAAGCCGATCTCTCCACGCTTGCATTCGGCACCGCCGATGCGGCGGAGGGCATGACGGCTTTCACCGAAAAGAGAAAAGCGAATTTCAAGGATGAGTAA